CGCGGTCCTCCCGCTGATCCGCGACGAGCACGCGAAGAGCGACGCCGAGTACCACTACTTCACCCGCCGCCCGCTCGACGAGCCGGTGTACGGGATGGACGCGGCGACCAACGACGCGACCCGCATGCTTCAGGACCGCGACCGCCACGACGAGAAGCTCCCGCTGTTCCTGCTCGTCGGGGCCGGCTCGACGACCGAGTCCGTCGACGGCATCGACCTGCTGTCGGTGTACGGCGTCGACGCGGTCGTCGTCGACGCCGCGGTCGCCGACCCGGAGACCCGGGAGGCGGTCGACACGCTCGTCTCGCCGGAACTGGCCGACGTCGGCGGCGACGAGACGCTCTCGACCGGCACGCTCGTCGCCTCGCTCGCGTCGGCGATCAACGACGAGGTCCGCGCGGACCTCGAACACCTCCCCGCGGTGAGCTACTGGGCGGACGCCCCGGATCGGTACGTGAACCTCGCGCGGGACGCGGGCTGCGACGCCGAGCGCGTCGCGGAGCTCCGCGAGGCGGTCGCGCTGGAAGCGTACTACCAGTCGTATCAGGACAAGCGCGAACTGATCGCTGATCTCCTGTTCTCGGACGGCGGTAACCTCGCGGCGCACGTCTCCGAGCAGTTCCGCGAGAAGCTGGAGACCGAGGTCGAGACGGCGGACGCGAACGTCGCCACGGAGGCGGTCGACGGCGTCGAGTTCGCGCTCCTCGACACCGACGGCTACACCCACCGCTACGACTTCCCGCCGACGCCGCTGCTCCTGGACGACCTCCACCGCCGGCGCGCCGACGGCGAGCCGTTCGCGACGGTCGGCGTCGGCACCGACGAACTGTACGTGCGCACGACGGCCGACGTGTCGGTCCGCGACGTGGCCGAGCGCGCGGCCGAGCTCGCGCCGGCGGCCGACATCGCCACCGCGGGCGTCCGCGAGGGGAAAATCGAGTTCCTCTCCGGCGAGCGCGACGCCGTCGAGGACGCGGTCGTCGCCGCCGTCGCCGAGGCGTTCTGAGACGGACGAGATATTCGCGGTAGTTTTCCTTCTAATCCGTTTGAAAACTCCCGCGCATCGGATCGGCCGGTAGATTATTCTACTCGTGTGAGATTCCCTCGCGTGGGTGTCACCGATGGCTACACAACCGTCCGAACGGACGCTTCGCTCGGAGCTGCTCGGGAGAGACGTGGAGTTCAACTACTCGGAGACGTGGCTGGCGTACTCGATGCTTGGGCTCCGGGTCGTGATGGCGTGGGTGTTCCTCCAGGCCGGGTTAGAGAAGCTGTTCGAGGGCGGTATCGGCGACCCGCTCGCGTGGAGCTCCGTGGGGTTCCTTCGGAACGCCATTGCCGAGGCGAACCCGTTGCGAGAGCTGTTCCTCTTTTTCGCCGACTTCGCGGCGATAATCGACCCGATGGTGGTGTTCGGGCAGATCCTGATCGGGCTGGCGCTGCTGTTCGGCGTCTTCTTCCGGTTCGCCGCGCTGATGGGCGCGATCATGATGTCGCTGTTCTGGACCGCCGCGTGGCAGGGCGGACTGCTGGCGGGGTTCCCGGTGGACCACGGCTACTTCGTCGACAGCTCGCTCGTCTACATGCTGATCCTGTTCGGGCTGGGCGCGTGGGGTGCCGGCCGGATCGTCGGGGTCGATCGGGCGCTAGAGGAGACGGAACTGGTCAGGAACGCCCCGGGGCTGCGGTTCCTGCTCGGGTGACCGGACGCCGCGGACGGCGTCGCGACGTTTTTTGACGCTCGCCCCGATTCAGCGGCGCGTGAACGGGCCGGGCGGCAGGATGAGGTCGTCGAGTTCGGGCCGCTGTTTCACGTTGAACACGACCGACAGCTCGTCTGTCAGCGGGTAGCCGTTACAGGAGAGGCGGAACCCCCGCTCGGCGAGGTCGTCGGGCATGATGTGGTCGGTCGGCTGCGAGAGTTTCCCCTCGGCGAGGTACACCGCGCAGTTCGCGCAGGCACCGCCGCGACAGGAGAACGGCCACGCGAAGCCGCTCCGCTCGGCGGCCTCCAGCAGGCTCTCGTCGGGGTGGACGAGCAGGCGGCCGTGGGCGTCGGGACCGAGGTCGGCGTGGGACGCCTTCCGGAACAGCTCGTCGTCGTCCAGCGACCAGCCGTAGTCGACGATGGCCTCGTAGTCGAGGAACTCGACGCGGGTCGACGCGGGCGCGCGCGCCTCGCCGTCCTCGGTGAGGTCGACGTCGGCGGGGTCGACGCCGTCGCCGCTCTCGTCCCCGTCCGCGTCGCGCTCCGACAGCTCCCGGTACGCCCGGCGGACGAGCTGGAACTCCTCGACCGATCCCCCCTGATCGGGGTGGGCGCGCTTCACGCGCTCGCGGTACGCCCGTTCGACCGCCTCGTCGTCGGCGTCCTCGTCGACGTCCAACACCTCGAACGGGGAGACCATCCGGTTACCCGACGTAGGCGCGTGAGACACATAAACTGCCCAGAAGTCGGCAGGCGGATCATTCCGGCGAGAGTCGGCGAACGGACGGGCGGCCGCGGACCGGTCAGCGTTTAAGAGCGGCGCGCCCCAGAGACCGACAATGGGAAACGCCGACCTGCGCGATCTCGCGTCGATTCGCGACGTGCCCTTCGCGGAGATCGAGGGGAGCGTCGTCGCCGTCGACGCCCACAACTGGCTGTACCGTTACCTCACGACGACGGTCAAGTGGACGAGCGACGAGAAGTACACCACCGCGGACGGCGTCGAGGTCGCCAACCTGATCGGGGTGGTTCAGGGGCTCCCGAAGTTCTTCGAGCACGACCTGATCCCGGTGATGGTGTTCGACGGGGCCGTCACCGACCTGAAGGCCGACGAGGTCGCCGAGCGTCGCGAGAAGCGCGAGCGGGCGGAGGAGCGCCGGGCCGCCGCGGAGGAGCGCGGCGACGCTGTCGAGGCGGCCCGGCTGGAGGCCCGCACGCAGCGGCTCACCGACACGATACAGGAGACCACGCGGGAGCTGCTCCGCCTGCTCGACGTGCCGATCGTCGAGGCCCCCGCGGAGGGGGAGGCCCAGTGCGCGCACATGGCCGCGACCGGGACGGTCGACCACGCCGGCAGCGAGGACTACGACACACTGCTGTTCGGCGCGCCCACCACGCTCCGCCAGCTGACGAGCAAGGGCGACCCGGAGCTGATGGACCTGGCGGCGACGCTGTCCGACCTCGACCTCGACAGGCAGGGGCTCGTCGACGCCGCGATGCTCTGTGGCACGGACTTCAACGAGGGCGTCCGCGGGATCGGCCCGAAGACCGCGGTGACGGCGGTCAGGGAACACGGCGACCTGTGGGGCGTCCTCGACGCCCGCGACGCCGAGATCCCGAACGCCGAGGCGATCCGCGAGCTGTTCATGGACCCGCCCGCGACGGACGTCGCGGTCGACGCGGACGTGAACCCGGACGTCGAGGCCGCCCGCGAGTACGTCGTCGACGAGTGGGGCGTCGACGGCGACGAGGTGGAGCGCGGGTTCGAGCGCATCGCGGAGTCGCAGGTCCAGACCGGCTTGGACCGCTGGACCTGAGGAGGCGGGCGCGACGGCCGGGAGACGACCGGCGTCCGTCCGCTCGACCGCCGCGAACACACCTTTTATTTCCTCGTCGCGGGAAGGGTGACACACACGTGTCGCGGACCGCCTTTCGATCGCGGACGACGCCCGTAACCGGCCGGGAGATCGCATCTCCCGCCGATCCCGACGGCGCGGCGCTCCCGCGGACCGAGCCCCGAGCGGGCCGCGGCGACCCTGACCAATGAGCTTCGACGTTCCCGACGACAGACGGTACTTGGAATCGCACGAGTGGGCGACGACCGGCGGCGACCCCGTCCGGGTCGGCGTCTCCGACTTCGCGCAGGACGAACTGGGCGACGTGGTGTTCGTCGAACTCCCCGAGGTCGGCGACGAGGTCGCCGCCGGCGAGGCGTTCGGCGTCGTCGAGTCGATCAAGGCCGTCTCGGACCTGTACGCCCCCGTCTCGGGCGAGGTCGTCGCGGTCAACGAGGCGCTGTTCGACCGCCCGGAGCTCGTCAACGAGGACCCGTACGGCGACGGGTGGATGCTCGAAGTCGCCCCCGCCGAGGGCGGCGAGGCGGACGGACTGCTCGACGCCGACGGGTACGACGACCAGATCGCCTGACCCGACCATGAACGCGACACTTTCACGCGGGCGGCGCGGCACCGGACGGGCGGGCGACGCCGGGGTGGGCCGATGAGCCGGGCGGACGGGACGCCGTACGCCCCCCACACCGACGAGGAGACCGCGGCGATGCTGGCGGCGATCGGCGTCGACGACGAGGAGGAGCTGTTCGACATCCCCGACGCCGTGGCGTTCGACGGCGACTTCGGCATCGAGCCGCGCACCGAACGCGAGATCCGCGACGAGTGCGCCCGCATCCTGAACCGCAACGACGACCTCACGGAGTTCCTCGGGCGGGGCCACTACGGGCACTACGTGCCGAGCGTCGTCGACCACCTCGCCGACCGGACGGAGTTCCTCACGAGCTACACCCAGTACCAGCCGGAGGTGTCTCAGGGGTTCCTCCAGGCGCTGTTCGAGTACCAGTCGATGCTGGTGGAGCTGACCGGGCTCGACGTGGCGAACTGCTCGATGTACGACGCCGCGACCGCGCTCGGCGAGGCCGCGACCCTCGCGGACCGCGTCCGGTCGACCTCGGGCGACGTGGTCCTCGTCCCCGAACAGCTCCGGGAGGGGAAGCGGGCCGTCCTGGAGAACTACTGCGCCGGCGCGGACCTGACCGTCGAGGAGTACCCGATGGCCGACGGGACCGCCGACGTCGACGCGCTCGCCGAGCGCGCCGGCGAGGACGCGGTGATGCTGTACGCGGAGAGCCCGACCGTGCGCGGGTGTATCGAGGAGCGGCTCGCGGCGATCGGCGACCTCGCCGACGAGACGGACGCGCTGTTCACGCTCGGCTCGGACGTGGTCGCGCTGTCGGTGCTGGAGTCGCCGGCCGCGGTCGGCGCTGACGTCGTCGTCGGCGAGGCCGGCGCGCTCGGCCTGCCGACCGCCTACGGCATGGGATTGGGGATCTTCGCCTGTCGCGACGACTTCCTGCGCCAGGTCCCCGGGCGGCTCGTCGGCGCGAGCGAGGACGCGAACGGCGACCGGGCGTACACGCTGACGCTCCAGACCCGCGAACAGCACATCCGCAAGGAGCGCGCCACCTCGAACATCTGCACGAATCAGGCGTGGGTCGCGCTCCGGGCGGCGATCCACGCGGCGACGCTCGGGCCGGACGGCCTCGTCGACCTCGCGAACGACTGCGTCCGCGAGGCCGAGTCGCTCGCGGCGCGGATCGACGACCTGTCGGGCGCGGCCGCGCCCGTCCACGACCGCCACCACTTCCGTGAGTTCGCGGTGCGCGTCGACCAGCCCGCCCCGGCCGTCGCGGAGGACCTGGAGGCGGAGGGGTTCGCGGTCCACGCGGTCGACGACCACCTGCTTCAGGTGTGCGTCACCGACCTCAACGCGGGGAAGACGGACGGACTCGTCGCGGCCTTCGAGGAGGTGCTCTGATGATCCACGACCAAGCGAACTACGAGCGCGACGGCGAGGGGGTCCGGGAGCCGCTGCTCTCGGAGAAGGGCGAGGAGACGGTCGACGTGCGCGAGGACTCGCCGCTCCCCGACGACCTGACGCGGGAGGAGCTGACGCTTCCGAACCCGTCGGAGCCGGAGACGGCGCGCCACTACACCCGGCTCTCGCAGATGAACTGGTCGATCGACTCGGGC
This genomic stretch from Halorubrum hochsteinianum harbors:
- the gcvH gene encoding glycine cleavage system protein GcvH; protein product: MSFDVPDDRRYLESHEWATTGGDPVRVGVSDFAQDELGDVVFVELPEVGDEVAAGEAFGVVESIKAVSDLYAPVSGEVVAVNEALFDRPELVNEDPYGDGWMLEVAPAEGGEADGLLDADGYDDQIA
- the fen gene encoding flap endonuclease-1; amino-acid sequence: MGNADLRDLASIRDVPFAEIEGSVVAVDAHNWLYRYLTTTVKWTSDEKYTTADGVEVANLIGVVQGLPKFFEHDLIPVMVFDGAVTDLKADEVAERREKRERAEERRAAAEERGDAVEAARLEARTQRLTDTIQETTRELLRLLDVPIVEAPAEGEAQCAHMAATGTVDHAGSEDYDTLLFGAPTTLRQLTSKGDPELMDLAATLSDLDLDRQGLVDAAMLCGTDFNEGVRGIGPKTAVTAVREHGDLWGVLDARDAEIPNAEAIRELFMDPPATDVAVDADVNPDVEAAREYVVDEWGVDGDEVERGFERIAESQVQTGLDRWT
- the gcvPA gene encoding aminomethyl-transferring glycine dehydrogenase subunit GcvPA: MSRADGTPYAPHTDEETAAMLAAIGVDDEEELFDIPDAVAFDGDFGIEPRTEREIRDECARILNRNDDLTEFLGRGHYGHYVPSVVDHLADRTEFLTSYTQYQPEVSQGFLQALFEYQSMLVELTGLDVANCSMYDAATALGEAATLADRVRSTSGDVVLVPEQLREGKRAVLENYCAGADLTVEEYPMADGTADVDALAERAGEDAVMLYAESPTVRGCIEERLAAIGDLADETDALFTLGSDVVALSVLESPAAVGADVVVGEAGALGLPTAYGMGLGIFACRDDFLRQVPGRLVGASEDANGDRAYTLTLQTREQHIRKERATSNICTNQAWVALRAAIHAATLGPDGLVDLANDCVREAESLAARIDDLSGAAAPVHDRHHFREFAVRVDQPAPAVAEDLEAEGFAVHAVDDHLLQVCVTDLNAGKTDGLVAAFEEVL
- a CDS encoding DoxX family protein, translating into MATQPSERTLRSELLGRDVEFNYSETWLAYSMLGLRVVMAWVFLQAGLEKLFEGGIGDPLAWSSVGFLRNAIAEANPLRELFLFFADFAAIIDPMVVFGQILIGLALLFGVFFRFAALMGAIMMSLFWTAAWQGGLLAGFPVDHGYFVDSSLVYMLILFGLGAWGAGRIVGVDRALEETELVRNAPGLRFLLG
- the fer gene encoding ferredoxin Fer, encoding MVSPFEVLDVDEDADDEAVERAYRERVKRAHPDQGGSVEEFQLVRRAYRELSERDADGDESGDGVDPADVDLTEDGEARAPASTRVEFLDYEAIVDYGWSLDDDELFRKASHADLGPDAHGRLLVHPDESLLEAAERSGFAWPFSCRGGACANCAVYLAEGKLSQPTDHIMPDDLAERGFRLSCNGYPLTDELSVVFNVKQRPELDDLILPPGPFTRR